A genomic region of Carassius carassius chromosome 13, fCarCar2.1, whole genome shotgun sequence contains the following coding sequences:
- the LOC132156294 gene encoding RNA-binding protein 28-like encodes MPAVTLFVRRLPATATNEQLTEVFSEIGPLKNCFVVRDRETEKCRGFGYVTFSMEEDAQRAIKEVKVYESEKIFVTVAKKKPDNKKKKKKVKTEEDSEDTKKPEEPTESKSPPKSTGVKKIKLKARLIIRNLSFKCEEDDLRQIFSKFGTVIEAKIPLKPDGKKRGFAFVQFKNMAEAGKALAAMNLKEIKDRQVAVDWAIAKDKYLATQSAGAAGSVKEEKVNLNSKGAGADGNEKEAEKKPTKQEEKDDSESEEEEASEDDDEADSSEEEGDSESQQTDSDASESEDDDDDDDDTEGKTPPKKKRDPLPTDVNEGRTIFIRNLAFDTDEEGLEEVLLQFGELKYVRVVMNADTGCSKGCAFAQFKSKEAAEKCIAAAAQDEKEFGGIRVDGRRLNILPAVNREDAAKFKDKKVKTHTGSRNLYLAREGLIRPGSKAAEGVSEADMAKRTRFEELKRAKLKDISIYVSKTRLCVHNLPKSVDQQKLQKLCLSAVSGKGVRITECRVMYDKKPIRGQVIGKSLGYGFVEFKEHEHALQTLRHLNNNPDIFEPQKRPIVEFSLEDERKLKLKAIRLENSKKQLKKTSSQKGEQPPQQHSEKKGPLRKENTANVVKQKDQGSQYSGFITKPEVEHVELKDGKKRAKVLHMPSHRGPKIRKRDKGKQPMVQPKKQSKGPSRKERKMSTFTEKSNMNRKQVSPQNGKPAKRKFQNREDVRFDTLVNQYKKKLMGTSNTKTAVKKSKWFI; translated from the exons ATGCCTGCAGTCACACTATTTGTCAGGAGATTACCTGCAACAGCCACCAACGAACAGCTGACAGAGGTGTTCTCAGAAATAGGACCGCTGAAGAATTGCTTTGTTGTCAGGGACAGAG AGACCGAAAAATGTCGTGGCTTTGGATATGTTACATTCTCAATGGAAGAGGATGCTCAGCGGGCCATTAAAGAAGTCAAAGTGTATGAAAGCGAGAAGATATTTGTAACTGTGGCCAAGAAGAAGCCAgataataagaaaaagaagaagaaagtgaaAACAGAAGAAG ATTCAGAAGatacaaagaaacctgaggaacCAACAGAAAGCAAAAGTCCTCCAAAGAGTACAGGCGTAAAGAAGATCAAACTGAAAGCTCGACTGATCATCAGAAATCTCAGTTTTAAG TGTGAAGAAGACGATTTGAGACAGATCTTCTCCAAGTTTGGAACAGTGATTGAGGCCAAGATTCCCTTAAAACCAG ATGGGAAGAAGCGAGGTTTTGCATTTGTGCAGTTTAAGAACATGGCAGAAGCTGGAAAAGCTCTGGCTGCGATGAACCTGAAGGAGATCAAAG ACAGACAGGTGGCTGTGGACTGGGCCATTGCAAAAGACAAGTATCTCGCCACCCAGTCAGCTGGAGCGGCTG GATCTGTCAAGGAAGAGAAAGTGAATTTGAATTCTAAAGGTGCAGGTGCTGATGGGAATGAAAAAGAGGCCGAGAAAAA GCccacaaaacaggaagaaaaGGACGACTCCGAGTCAGAAGAAGAAGAGGCAtctgaggatgatgatgaagctGATAGTAGTGAAGAGGAAGGGGACTCTGAATCTCAGCAGACAGACAGTGATGCCAGTGAATCTgaggacgatgatgatgatgatgacgacacTGAGGGAAAAA CTCCTCCAAAGAAGAAGAGAGACCCTCTTCCTACAGATGTGAATGAGGGAAGAACCATCTTCATCAG AAATCTGGCCTTTGACACAGACGAAGAGGGTTTGGAAGAAGTGTTGTTGCAGTTTGGTGAGCTAAAATACGTCCGTGTGGTGATGAACGCAGACACAGGATGTTCAAAAG GTTGTGCTTTTGCTCAGTTCAAAAGTAAAGAAGCGGCAGAGAAATGCATCGCTGCTGCTGCTCAAGATGAAAAAGAG TTTGGTGGCATTAGAGTTGATGGCAGGAGACTGAACATTTTGCCTGCCGTGAACAGAGAAGATGCCGCCAAATTTAAGGACAAGAAAGTGAAAACTCACACAGGCTCCAGGAACCTTTACCTCGCCAGAGAGGGCT TGATTCGTCCTGGATCCAAGGCTGCAGAGGGAGTTTCAGAAGCTGATATGGCCAAGAGGACAAGA TTTGAGGAGCTGAAGAGGGCAAAGTTAAAGGACATTAGTATTTATGTGTCTAAAACACGGCTGTGTGTTCATAACCTGCCTAAGAGTGTCGATCAACAGAAACTTCAGAAGCTGTGCCTCTCTGCTGTCAGTGGTAAAGGGGTCCGCATTACTGAG TGTCGTGTGATGTATGACAAGAAGCCTATTCGTGGTCAGGTGATCGGCAAGTCTCTAGGATATGGCTTTGTGGAGTTTAAAGAGCATGAACATGCTCTACAAACCCTACGTCACCTCAACAACAACCCAGACATCTTTGAACCCCAAAAG AGACCCATAGTGGAGTTCTCTCTGGAGGATGAAAGGAAGCTGAAACTTAAAGCCATTCGTTTGGAAAACAGCAAG AAGCAACTTAAAAAAACCAGTAGCCAAAAAGGAGAGCAGCCACCACAGCAGCATTCAGAGAAGAAAGGACCCTTGAGGAAAGAAAATACAGCTAATGTTGTTAAACAGAAGGACCAAGGAAGCCAGTACAGTGGCTTTATTACCAAACCAGAGGTGGAGCATGTAGAACTGAAGGATGGCAAAAAACGGGCCAAGGTTCTGCACATGCCTTCACACAGAGGCCCAAAAATCAG GAAACGCGATAAAGGGAAACAACCCATGGTACAACCCAAGAAACAGAGCAAAGGGCCCAgcaggaaagagagaaagatgtcTACTTTCACTGAGAAATCCAACATGAACAGGAAACAG GTAAGTCCCCAGAATGGCAAACCTGCAAAAAGAAAGTTCCAGAACAGAGAGGATGTCCGCTTTGACACACTGGTCAACCAGTACAAAAAGAAACTGATGGGAACATCAAACACGAAGACTGCAGTCAAAAAGAGCAAATGGTTCATTTGA